From Stigmatopora argus isolate UIUO_Sarg chromosome 14, RoL_Sarg_1.0, whole genome shotgun sequence, the proteins below share one genomic window:
- the rnps1 gene encoding RNA-binding protein with serine-rich domain 1 isoform X1 produces the protein MAPSPTKRKEEEKTKERGKEKSAAKDGEKDRGRDKARKRRSASTGSSSSSSSSGSSSGSSSGSSSSGSSHTGSSSSRSSSSSSSSGSPSPSRRRHDNRRRSRSTSKTQKRGDDKDKDKERRKRTPSPKPTKVHLGRLTRNVTKDHIQEIFATYGKIKSVEMPMERQVPHMSKCFAYVEYESPEEAQKALKYMDGGQIDGQEITAAAVLPQRVRPPPRRLSPPRRMPPPPPMWRRSPPRMRRRSRSPRRRSPVRRRSRSRSTGRRRHRSRSSSNSSR, from the exons AT GGCTCCATCGCCCACCAAGCGAAAGGAAGAGGAGAAAACTAAAGAGCGGGGCAAGGAAAAGTCTGCGGCCAAGGATGGCGAAAAAGACAGAGGTCGGGATAAAGCCAGGAAACGCCGCAGCGCGTCCACtggaagcagcagcagcag CAGCAGCTCCGGTTCCAGCTCGGGCTCGTCCAGCGGCTCCAGTTCTTCCGGAAGCAGCCACACGGGCTCGTCCAGCTCCAGATCGTCGTCGTCCTCCAGCTCCTCGGGCTCGCCCAGTCCCAGCCGCCGGCGCCACGACAACCGCCGCCGCTCGCGCTCGAC GTCCAAAACACAGAAGAGGGGAGACGACAAGGATAAGGACAAGGAGAGGAGGAAGAGAACCCCCAGCCCAAAACCCACCAAAGTTCACCTGGGGAGACTGACCAGGAACGTCACCAAG GATCACATCCAGGAGATCTTCGCCACGTACGGCAAAATCAAGTCGGTGGAGATGCCCATGGAGCGACAGGTGCCCCACATGTCCAAGTGCTTCGCTTACGTGGAGTACGAGAGTCCCGAGGAGGCCCAGAAGGCCCTCAAGTACATGGATGGAG GTCAGATCGACGGGCAGGAGATCACGGCGGCCGCCGTGCTGCCCCAGAGGGTGCGTCCTCCCCCCCGCCGGCTGTCTCCCCCTCGCCGGATGCCCCCTCCGCCGCCCATGTGGCGACGCAGCCCACCGCGCATGAGGAGAAG GTCCCGCTCACCGAGGAGACGTTCCCCCGTCCGCCGCCGTTCCCGTTCGAGATCCACCGGCCGCAGACGTCACCGTTCCCGCTCCAGCTCCAACTCGTCCAGATAA
- the rnps1 gene encoding RNA-binding protein with serine-rich domain 1 isoform X2, translating into MAPSPTKRKEEEKTKERGKEKSAAKDGEKDRGRDKARKRRSASTGSSSSSSSGSSSGSSSGSSSSGSSHTGSSSSRSSSSSSSSGSPSPSRRRHDNRRRSRSTSKTQKRGDDKDKDKERRKRTPSPKPTKVHLGRLTRNVTKDHIQEIFATYGKIKSVEMPMERQVPHMSKCFAYVEYESPEEAQKALKYMDGGQIDGQEITAAAVLPQRVRPPPRRLSPPRRMPPPPPMWRRSPPRMRRRSRSPRRRSPVRRRSRSRSTGRRRHRSRSSSNSSR; encoded by the exons AT GGCTCCATCGCCCACCAAGCGAAAGGAAGAGGAGAAAACTAAAGAGCGGGGCAAGGAAAAGTCTGCGGCCAAGGATGGCGAAAAAGACAGAGGTCGGGATAAAGCCAGGAAACGCCGCAGCGCGTCCACtggaagcagcagcagcag CAGCTCCGGTTCCAGCTCGGGCTCGTCCAGCGGCTCCAGTTCTTCCGGAAGCAGCCACACGGGCTCGTCCAGCTCCAGATCGTCGTCGTCCTCCAGCTCCTCGGGCTCGCCCAGTCCCAGCCGCCGGCGCCACGACAACCGCCGCCGCTCGCGCTCGAC GTCCAAAACACAGAAGAGGGGAGACGACAAGGATAAGGACAAGGAGAGGAGGAAGAGAACCCCCAGCCCAAAACCCACCAAAGTTCACCTGGGGAGACTGACCAGGAACGTCACCAAG GATCACATCCAGGAGATCTTCGCCACGTACGGCAAAATCAAGTCGGTGGAGATGCCCATGGAGCGACAGGTGCCCCACATGTCCAAGTGCTTCGCTTACGTGGAGTACGAGAGTCCCGAGGAGGCCCAGAAGGCCCTCAAGTACATGGATGGAG GTCAGATCGACGGGCAGGAGATCACGGCGGCCGCCGTGCTGCCCCAGAGGGTGCGTCCTCCCCCCCGCCGGCTGTCTCCCCCTCGCCGGATGCCCCCTCCGCCGCCCATGTGGCGACGCAGCCCACCGCGCATGAGGAGAAG GTCCCGCTCACCGAGGAGACGTTCCCCCGTCCGCCGCCGTTCCCGTTCGAGATCCACCGGCCGCAGACGTCACCGTTCCCGCTCCAGCTCCAACTCGTCCAGATAA
- the LOC144088562 gene encoding arf-GAP with dual PH domain-containing protein 1-like → MSFERENGRRRMMELLDKPGNRKCADCGTTDPEWASYTLGVFVCHSCSGLHRNIAQISKVKSLLLDPWTTDQLEFMDSVGNHGAKAKFEQKVPIFYYRPSHKDCALLREQWIRAKYERKEFTPAGVQEPYSAGYREGFLWKRGRDNGQYLRRKFVLSEKEGVLKYFNKQDAREPKAIMDLSSVNASFQPTKIGTAHGLQITYLKDNSTRNIFVYHEDGKEMVDWFNAIRAARLHYLQVAFPGAPADVLSPKLTRNYVKQGLMEKTGPKQTECFRKRWFALDDRRLMYFRDPLDAYARGEVFIGSEDSGYGVLPGLPPGVQGSHWQFGITLATPDRKFLLACESERDRSEWIATFQTVVERPMLPQDYAVEAHFKHKP, encoded by the exons ATGTCTTTTGAGAGAGAAAATGGCAGGAGGAGAATGATGGAACTTTTGGACAAACCCGGAAATCGAAAGTGCGCCGACTGCGGAACGACAG ATCCAGAATGGGCGTCGTATACTCTGGGTGTTTTTGTATGTCACAGCTGCTCGGGCCTTCACAGAAACATCGCTCAGATCAGCAAAGTCAAATCTCTTCTGTTGGACCCTTGGACCACGGACCAGTTGGAG TTTATGGACTCTGTGGGAAACCACGGCGCCAAAGCCAAATTTGAGCAGAAGGTCCCCATTTTCTACTACCGGCCCTCCCACAAAGACTGTGC ACTTTTGAGGGAGCAGTGGATTCGCGCCAAGTACGAAAGGAAGGAGTTCACGCCtgcgggggtgcaggagccgTACTCGGCAG GCTACCGCGAGGGGTTTCTATGGAAACGAGGACGGGACAACGGGCAGTACCTCAGGCGAAAGTTCGTCCTGTCCGAAAAGGAGGGGGTGCTCAAGTACTTCAACAAGCAGGAC GCTCGAGAGCCCAAAGCCATCATGGACTTGAGTTCGGTGAACGCCAGCTTCCAGCCAACCAAAATTGGCACCGCCCACGGGCTTCAAATAACCTATTTGAAGGACAACAGCACTCGCAATATCTTTGTTTATCACGAGGACGGCAAG GAAATGGTGGACTGGTTCAACGCCATTCGAGCAGCCCGGTTACACTACCTCCAAGTGGCTTTCCCGGGAGCACCCGCAGATGTT TTGTCGCCCAAGTTAACCAGGAACTACGTCAAGCAGGGCTTGATGGAAAAGACCGGTCCTAAG CAAACTGAGTGTTTTAGGAAGAGATGGTTCGCTCTGGACGATAGGAGGCTCATGTACTTCAGAGATCCGCTG GACGCCTACGCCCGAGGCGAAGTGTTCATCGGCAGCGAGGACAGCGGCTACGGCGTCCTGCCGGGCCTCCCGCCGGGCGTTCAGGGCTCCCATTGGCAGTTCGGGATCACCCTAGCCACGCCGGACAGGAAGTTCCTTTTGGCGTGCGAGAGCGAGCGGGATCGGAGCGAATGGATAGCGACCTTTCAGACCGTGGTGGAGCGACCCATGCTTCCTCAAGACTACGCTG TGGAGGCCCATTTTAAACACAAACCGTGA